From one Thalassospira lucentensis genomic stretch:
- a CDS encoding tetratricopeptide repeat protein, whose product MKLSFDQVRRRAKSLERQGSKDEAIKLYEEFLEAYPKNERARKALAELKLPAAIAKGSLQDKVTEIRRLFDSGQIEASFDAANAVVKEAPNSGVVWNLVGAAAFGLKKFDIAEQSFRKAVELEPEITQAHANLGVLLYQQEKLQGALEAFANAIKTNPQYAEGYNSIGGIYHKLGKFDQAEKYYVGAIQANKNYAEAYYNLGNTFFQRGKISAAQQSFSFAAQVQGENMPAMSQKLYMQALLCDWSGIADFAKLAPRIGIEGDAVEPFSMLSYDDNAERQQKRAANTIRKRYHVNTVPLPERPVARPEKIKIGYFSADFHDHATLILMIGLLEHHDREKFEIHAYSYGTVKQGVKRDRLHKLVDSFVDISVASDPQIVAAVRQQKIDIAVDLKGFTRQGRSGLFAYRLAPIQISYLGYPGTLGADFMDYIVADKVVIPEHLRRFYTEKVIYLPDSYQPNDRNRIIPETTKTRSELGLPEKGFVFCSFNSNYKITPREFDIWMRLLAKYDGSVLWLLRANEGVQENLLREVEARGIARERIVFAERLKEPEHLARHKHADLFLDTFNVNAHTTASDALWAGLPMVTKAGESFAARVAASLLHAVGLPELVAETEAQYEALIIDLVENPERLGQIRQQLIDTRLTVPLFDSAAYTKHLEKAYETAYDRYFEGKAPDHIFVS is encoded by the coding sequence TTGAAGCTTTCATTTGATCAGGTCAGGCGTCGGGCGAAATCACTTGAACGTCAGGGAAGCAAGGACGAGGCGATCAAGCTTTATGAAGAGTTCCTGGAGGCTTATCCGAAAAATGAGCGGGCCCGAAAAGCACTTGCCGAGCTTAAACTGCCAGCGGCAATCGCCAAGGGTTCGTTGCAGGATAAAGTGACCGAAATTCGCAGGCTGTTTGATAGCGGGCAGATCGAGGCGTCATTTGATGCGGCGAATGCGGTTGTGAAAGAAGCCCCGAATTCCGGCGTGGTGTGGAATCTGGTTGGCGCGGCGGCCTTTGGTTTGAAGAAATTCGATATTGCCGAGCAGAGTTTCCGCAAAGCGGTTGAACTGGAGCCGGAAATTACCCAAGCCCACGCCAATCTGGGGGTTTTGCTGTATCAGCAGGAAAAGCTTCAGGGGGCGTTGGAAGCCTTTGCCAACGCAATCAAAACCAATCCGCAATATGCCGAAGGATATAACAGCATTGGCGGCATTTACCATAAATTGGGTAAATTTGACCAAGCTGAGAAATATTATGTTGGTGCGATACAGGCCAACAAAAACTATGCCGAAGCCTATTACAATCTGGGCAATACCTTCTTTCAGAGAGGCAAGATCAGTGCGGCGCAGCAAAGCTTCAGTTTTGCGGCACAGGTGCAGGGCGAGAATATGCCCGCCATGTCGCAAAAGCTTTATATGCAGGCGCTGTTATGTGACTGGTCGGGGATCGCCGATTTTGCCAAGCTTGCGCCGCGTATCGGTATTGAAGGCGATGCAGTGGAGCCGTTTTCCATGTTGTCATACGATGACAATGCGGAACGTCAGCAGAAGCGTGCGGCCAATACGATCCGTAAACGTTATCATGTGAATACGGTGCCGTTGCCAGAGCGACCGGTCGCCCGACCGGAGAAAATAAAGATCGGTTATTTTTCAGCCGATTTTCACGATCACGCGACGCTTATTCTGATGATCGGATTGCTTGAGCATCATGATCGCGAGAAGTTTGAAATTCATGCCTATAGTTATGGGACCGTCAAACAGGGTGTCAAACGGGACCGGTTGCACAAGCTTGTTGACAGCTTTGTCGATATTTCAGTGGCGTCAGATCCACAGATCGTGGCGGCCGTCAGGCAGCAGAAAATTGATATCGCTGTTGATCTGAAAGGCTTTACCAGGCAGGGGCGCAGTGGGCTTTTTGCATATCGTTTGGCACCAATACAGATCAGCTATCTTGGCTATCCGGGGACTCTTGGCGCGGATTTCATGGATTATATCGTTGCCGACAAAGTCGTCATTCCAGAGCATCTGCGACGGTTTTACACCGAAAAAGTGATCTATCTTCCTGATAGTTATCAGCCCAATGATCGTAACCGTATCATTCCTGAAACAACCAAGACGCGAAGCGAGCTCGGCCTGCCGGAAAAGGGTTTTGTATTCTGCAGTTTCAATAGCAACTACAAGATCACGCCCAGAGAGTTCGATATCTGGATGCGGCTTCTGGCCAAATATGATGGCAGTGTTCTTTGGCTGTTGCGTGCCAATGAAGGCGTTCAGGAGAACCTGTTGCGCGAGGTCGAAGCCAGAGGGATTGCACGGGAACGGATCGTATTTGCCGAACGGTTAAAAGAACCTGAGCATCTGGCGCGCCACAAACATGCTGACCTGTTCCTTGATACATTTAATGTCAATGCGCATACAACGGCAAGTGATGCGCTTTGGGCCGGGCTGCCGATGGTGACAAAAGCCGGGGAAAGTTTTGCGGCGCGTGTTGCTGCAAGCTTGCTGCATGCGGTTGGGTTGCCTGAACTGGTGGCAGAAACCGAAGCACAGTATGAGGCATTGATCATTGATCTGGTGGAAAATCCTGAACGGCTTGGTCAAATCCGCCAGCAGTTGATTGATACGCGATTGACCGTGCCGTTATTTGATTCGGCTGCTTACACCAAGCATCTGGAAAAGGCATATGAAACGGCATATGACCGTTATTTCGAAGGCAAAGCCCCCGATCATATTTTTGTTTCTTGA
- the secA gene encoding preprotein translocase subunit SecA, with translation MLGVIARKIFGSANDREVKALRATVEQVNALEPEVEKLSDDELRARTDWLRERLSKGETLKDILPDAFATVREAARRVRGERHYDVQLMGGMVLTLGKIAEMKTGEGKTLVSTLPVYLNAIEGKGVHVVTVNDYLARRDAEWMGQVYGFLGLSVGVIMHGMTDDQRRSAYACDITYATNNELGFDYLRDNMKFRLEDMVQRPFNFAIVDEVDSILIDEARTPLIISGPAEDSSELYRAIDALIPKLTEDDYEKDEKARAVTLTEDGTENAEQLLQQMGILTEGTLYDVANVHLVHHVNQALKAHKLFQKDTDYIVKDDKVVIIDEFTGRMMEGRRYSDGLHQALEAKEKVKIQNENQTLASITFQNYFRLYPTLAGMTGTAITEAEEFEEIYNLQVVEIPTHRPIARKDADDEIYRTAKEKWNAIADLLEDCHKRGQPALVGTVSIEKSEILGALLKERKIPHEVLNAKQHEREAFIVAQAGAPGAITIATNMAGRGTDIKLGGNVEMRAEIELANIDDDAKRAEGIERIKAEVKADQQKVLDAGGLFVIGTERHESRRVDNQLRGRSGRQGDPGGSKFFLSLEDDLMRIFGSERMDGMLQKLGLQEGEAIYHPWINKALEKAQQKVEARNFDIRKNVLKFDDVMNDQRKVIYEQRRDLMQAKHVAEDVADMRSEVVEDLVTKYCPEKVYPEQWEAASLHEECTRLFGLDLPVTDWVKEEGIDVEVMRERIEQAVESKMAAKVANYGADIMRQVEKSLVLQLLDQTWKEHLLALDHLRQGIGLRAYGQRDPLNEFKREAFNLFEGMLVTLRERVTQMLSHVELQSTPRPEDLEPRRAPQEMHENHPEPETMAGEGGDSATVHSRAASGNVDPNDPSTWGRVARNAACPCGSGKKYKHCHGQLA, from the coding sequence ATGCTCGGCGTAATTGCCCGGAAAATTTTCGGTTCAGCTAACGATCGTGAAGTCAAAGCCCTGCGGGCCACGGTCGAGCAAGTCAATGCCCTGGAACCCGAAGTCGAAAAGCTTAGTGACGACGAACTGCGCGCCCGTACCGATTGGCTGCGCGAACGTCTGTCGAAGGGCGAGACTCTGAAGGATATTCTTCCTGACGCATTTGCCACCGTCCGCGAGGCGGCCAGGCGTGTGCGCGGCGAACGTCATTACGATGTCCAGCTTATGGGCGGCATGGTTCTGACACTTGGCAAGATCGCCGAGATGAAAACCGGTGAAGGTAAAACGCTTGTTTCGACCCTTCCGGTTTATCTGAACGCGATCGAAGGCAAGGGCGTTCACGTTGTTACGGTCAACGATTACCTTGCGCGTCGTGATGCGGAATGGATGGGGCAGGTCTACGGCTTCCTGGGGCTGAGTGTTGGCGTGATCATGCATGGCATGACCGATGACCAGCGTCGTTCGGCCTATGCGTGCGACATTACCTATGCCACCAATAACGAGCTGGGCTTTGATTATCTGCGCGATAACATGAAGTTCCGCCTTGAAGACATGGTGCAGCGCCCGTTCAACTTTGCCATCGTCGATGAGGTTGACAGCATCCTGATCGACGAAGCGCGTACCCCGCTGATCATTTCCGGCCCGGCCGAAGACAGTTCGGAACTGTATCGCGCGATTGATGCGTTGATCCCGAAACTGACCGAGGACGATTACGAGAAGGATGAAAAGGCACGCGCCGTCACCCTGACCGAAGATGGTACCGAGAATGCCGAGCAGCTTTTGCAGCAGATGGGCATCCTGACGGAAGGGACGCTTTATGACGTTGCCAACGTGCATCTGGTGCATCACGTCAATCAGGCGCTGAAGGCGCACAAGCTGTTCCAGAAGGATACAGATTACATCGTCAAGGACGACAAGGTCGTGATCATTGACGAGTTCACGGGGCGTATGATGGAAGGCCGCCGGTATTCCGATGGTCTGCATCAGGCACTGGAAGCCAAGGAAAAGGTCAAGATCCAGAACGAAAACCAGACTCTGGCCTCGATCACCTTCCAGAACTATTTCCGTCTTTACCCGACGCTTGCGGGGATGACCGGTACGGCGATAACGGAAGCCGAAGAGTTCGAGGAAATCTATAATCTTCAGGTTGTTGAAATCCCGACCCATCGCCCGATTGCCCGTAAAGACGCCGATGATGAAATTTATCGGACGGCCAAGGAAAAATGGAACGCGATTGCCGATCTGCTGGAAGATTGTCATAAGCGCGGCCAGCCGGCCCTTGTCGGCACGGTTTCGATTGAAAAATCGGAAATTCTTGGCGCGTTGCTGAAAGAACGCAAAATCCCGCACGAGGTCCTGAACGCCAAGCAGCATGAACGCGAAGCGTTCATCGTGGCACAGGCCGGTGCGCCGGGCGCGATCACGATTGCAACCAACATGGCCGGTCGCGGGACCGATATCAAACTTGGCGGCAACGTTGAAATGCGTGCCGAGATCGAGCTTGCCAATATCGACGACGATGCAAAGCGTGCCGAGGGGATCGAGCGGATCAAGGCCGAAGTGAAGGCCGATCAGCAGAAGGTTCTGGATGCGGGTGGTCTGTTCGTGATCGGTACCGAACGCCATGAATCGCGTCGTGTCGATAACCAGCTTCGCGGTCGTTCCGGTCGTCAGGGTGACCCGGGTGGTTCGAAATTCTTCCTGTCGCTTGAAGATGACCTGATGCGTATTTTCGGGTCCGAGCGCATGGACGGGATGCTTCAGAAGCTTGGCCTTCAGGAAGGCGAGGCGATCTATCATCCGTGGATCAACAAGGCGCTTGAAAAGGCACAGCAGAAGGTCGAGGCGCGCAACTTCGACATTCGTAAGAACGTGCTGAAATTCGATGATGTCATGAATGACCAGCGCAAGGTTATTTATGAACAGCGCCGCGATCTGATGCAGGCCAAGCATGTTGCCGAAGATGTGGCCGACATGCGCAGCGAAGTCGTCGAAGACCTCGTGACCAAATACTGCCCGGAAAAGGTTTATCCGGAACAGTGGGAAGCGGCCAGCCTGCATGAAGAATGCACGCGTCTGTTTGGCCTTGATCTTCCGGTGACCGACTGGGTCAAGGAAGAAGGCATTGATGTCGAAGTCATGCGCGAGCGGATCGAGCAGGCGGTTGAAAGCAAGATGGCAGCCAAGGTTGCCAATTATGGCGCCGATATCATGCGCCAGGTCGAAAAGAGCCTTGTTCTTCAGCTGCTGGATCAGACATGGAAAGAGCATCTTCTGGCGCTTGATCACCTGCGTCAGGGCATTGGTCTTCGCGCCTATGGCCAACGCGATCCGTTAAACGAGTTCAAGCGCGAGGCGTTCAACCTGTTTGAAGGCATGCTGGTGACATTGCGTGAACGTGTGACCCAGATGCTGTCGCATGTTGAATTGCAGTCCACCCCACGCCCGGAAGACCTTGAACCACGTCGCGCACCGCAGGAAATGCACGAAAATCACCCGGAACCCGAAACCATGGCGGGTGAAGGTGGTGACAGTGCAACGGTCCATTCGCGTGCGGCATCGGGCAATGTTGATCCCAACGATCCTTCGACATGGGGCCGTGTTGCACGTAACGCCGCATGTCCGTGCGGATCAGGCAAAAAGTACAAGCATTGCCACGGTCAGCTGGCGTAA
- a CDS encoding peptidylprolyl isomerase codes for MLRKTLLAASLATVMFASPVMAQDAAPAEDQVLATVNGEEILESEVRATQQGLPQQYRQLPFEMLKPMLVDREINQRLLMLAGQDAGLADDEEVKKQLAALERRIVAETYLERAIEEKVTDDAIKAHYDEFIKTNEPEPQVHARHILLENEEDAKAVIAELDGGADFVELAKEKSTGPSAPNGGDLGFFNKGDMVAPFAEAAFSMEPGTYSKEPVQTQFGWHVILVEEKKDGVQPSLEEIRQQMEAEVTQQAVQDLIEELRSDAEVVNNTEAPAADDSAETPKN; via the coding sequence ATGCTGCGCAAAACCCTACTCGCTGCGTCACTTGCGACCGTTATGTTTGCAAGCCCGGTTATGGCTCAGGACGCTGCACCGGCCGAAGACCAGGTTCTGGCAACCGTCAATGGCGAGGAAATCCTGGAATCCGAAGTGCGCGCGACGCAACAGGGCCTGCCCCAACAGTATCGCCAGCTCCCGTTTGAAATGCTCAAGCCGATGCTTGTCGACCGCGAAATCAATCAGCGCCTGCTGATGCTTGCCGGTCAGGACGCGGGTCTTGCCGACGACGAAGAGGTCAAGAAACAGCTCGCAGCCCTTGAACGCCGTATCGTTGCCGAAACCTATCTTGAGCGCGCAATCGAAGAGAAAGTCACCGACGACGCGATCAAGGCCCATTACGACGAATTCATCAAAACCAACGAGCCGGAGCCGCAGGTTCACGCGCGTCATATCCTTCTGGAAAACGAAGAAGACGCCAAAGCCGTGATTGCCGAGCTTGATGGCGGTGCCGATTTCGTCGAACTCGCCAAGGAAAAATCAACCGGCCCGTCCGCTCCGAATGGCGGCGATCTTGGTTTCTTTAACAAGGGCGACATGGTCGCACCGTTCGCCGAGGCAGCCTTCTCGATGGAGCCGGGCACCTATAGCAAAGAACCGGTTCAGACCCAGTTCGGCTGGCACGTGATCCTGGTCGAAGAGAAAAAGGACGGCGTCCAGCCAAGCCTTGAAGAAATCCGTCAGCAGATGGAAGCCGAAGTGACCCAGCAGGCCGTTCAGGACCTGATTGAGGAACTCCGATCCGATGCCGAGGTGGTGAACAACACCGAAGCCCCGGCCGCAGACGACAGCGCAGAAACCCCGAAAAACTAA
- the argJ gene encoding bifunctional glutamate N-acetyltransferase/amino-acid acetyltransferase ArgJ, translated as MVATSLSPLAPAGFPDLPAISGVKLHTVTLGIRYKGRPDVLLAELEPGTQVAGVFTTSTTASAAVRWGREALKGGTGRAFFVNAGNSVAFTGKAGEKFVADKVEAAAKALGCDKTEIFTASTGVIGEPTTANRITDALPDLLANQSGWLDAAKAIMTTDTFPKGASATATIHGAKVTIAGFAKGSGMIEPNMATMLGFIFTDAAVPHDLLQALLADCTNRSFNAITVDSDTSTSDTVLLAATGKAGNATVSGIDDPALAGFRTALEDVMRDLAHQVVRDGEGASKFITVNVTGAISEKEAKITAKAIANSPLVKTAIAGEDANWGRIVMAVGKCGVQADPNKLTVSIGGIVLAKNGERVADYDEAPVAAHIKGQYIDIDVDLGFGDGKATVWTCDLTHGYISINADYRS; from the coding sequence ATGGTTGCGACTTCGCTTTCTCCGCTGGCTCCGGCCGGTTTTCCCGATCTTCCGGCAATTTCCGGTGTCAAACTGCATACCGTAACCCTTGGCATCCGATACAAGGGCCGCCCCGATGTCCTTCTGGCCGAACTGGAACCGGGCACGCAGGTTGCGGGTGTCTTCACCACCTCGACCACGGCATCGGCCGCGGTTCGCTGGGGACGCGAGGCGCTTAAAGGCGGCACCGGTCGGGCATTCTTTGTCAATGCCGGCAACTCGGTTGCTTTTACGGGCAAGGCAGGCGAAAAATTCGTCGCAGACAAAGTCGAAGCCGCCGCAAAGGCACTGGGTTGCGACAAGACCGAAATCTTCACCGCCTCCACCGGTGTGATTGGCGAACCAACCACTGCAAACCGCATTACCGATGCCCTGCCCGACCTTCTGGCGAACCAATCCGGCTGGCTTGATGCCGCCAAGGCGATCATGACCACCGATACCTTCCCCAAGGGCGCATCGGCCACCGCCACCATCCATGGCGCCAAGGTCACGATTGCCGGTTTTGCCAAGGGCTCAGGCATGATCGAGCCGAACATGGCCACCATGCTGGGCTTCATCTTTACCGATGCCGCCGTGCCCCATGACCTGCTTCAGGCGCTGCTGGCCGATTGCACCAACCGGTCGTTCAATGCGATTACGGTCGATAGCGATACCTCGACATCCGATACCGTCCTTCTGGCCGCAACCGGCAAGGCGGGAAATGCCACCGTTTCGGGTATTGATGATCCGGCACTGGCCGGTTTCAGAACCGCCCTTGAAGACGTGATGCGTGATCTGGCCCATCAGGTGGTCCGCGACGGTGAAGGGGCTTCGAAATTCATCACCGTCAATGTCACTGGCGCCATCAGCGAAAAAGAGGCCAAAATCACCGCCAAGGCGATTGCAAACTCCCCGCTGGTCAAAACCGCGATTGCCGGTGAAGACGCCAACTGGGGCCGTATCGTCATGGCGGTCGGCAAATGCGGCGTTCAGGCTGACCCGAACAAACTGACCGTTTCAATCGGCGGCATCGTTCTTGCGAAAAACGGTGAACGCGTTGCCGATTATGACGAAGCCCCGGTCGCAGCCCACATCAAGGGCCAGTATATCGACATCGACGTCGATCTCGGCTTTGGCGATGGCAAGGCCACCGTCTGGACCTGCGATCTGACGCATGGCTATATCTCGATCAATGCCGATTATCGCAGCTGA
- a CDS encoding pentapeptide repeat-containing protein, whose translation MVSRTELIEAIKKHQRYVLKQPGGKRMQLRNGNLSRIKMSKISLDDAIMPGSNFIQAVIKDVSFNFCDLFGTNFVEADLEGSSFVRADLRGANMARAKLRNANLKGADLRSGVMIVMDAGRERRVKRATDLANADMEGSMLVGANLAEANMSGSNLMDSDLSDANMFAVNLAGADLTGCNLSGAKMKNANLKGAKLQNAVLSGTDLSGANLRNVDLNGVDLSQANIANSLGSKAVAPLPDDIRDLVNAHSEWLSSGGQQGKPLNATGRDLSGMDFSGLDLSAACFDDCVLRGALFIDTILAMASLRGADLKLARLNSATLNGARLNGANCQKAIFQGARFGAVEQRDGHGHKTGVTWHADLSGADFSKADIRNAIFTNPKMADVKMIRTNISGVAFGDTDLSGVDFEGANVGAILSGHLPDHS comes from the coding sequence ATGGTTTCACGTACAGAGCTGATTGAAGCGATCAAAAAGCATCAGCGATATGTATTGAAGCAACCTGGTGGCAAGCGCATGCAGCTTCGCAACGGGAACCTTTCGCGTATCAAAATGAGCAAGATCAGCCTTGATGACGCGATCATGCCGGGATCGAACTTTATCCAGGCCGTGATCAAGGATGTCAGTTTCAATTTTTGCGATCTTTTCGGGACCAATTTTGTTGAAGCCGACCTTGAAGGGTCAAGCTTTGTGCGGGCTGATTTGCGCGGGGCGAATATGGCACGGGCCAAGTTGCGCAATGCCAACCTCAAGGGGGCCGATCTTCGATCCGGTGTGATGATCGTGATGGATGCCGGGCGCGAACGCCGGGTCAAACGGGCCACCGATCTTGCCAATGCGGATATGGAAGGATCGATGCTGGTGGGGGCCAATCTGGCGGAAGCCAATATGTCGGGTTCGAATCTGATGGACTCCGATCTGAGCGATGCCAACATGTTTGCCGTCAATCTTGCAGGGGCGGATTTGACGGGCTGCAATCTTTCGGGGGCCAAGATGAAGAACGCCAACCTCAAGGGGGCGAAGCTTCAGAATGCGGTGCTTTCGGGAACGGATTTAAGCGGGGCCAATCTTCGAAATGTCGACCTTAACGGTGTGGATCTTTCGCAGGCCAATATCGCCAACAGTCTGGGCAGTAAGGCGGTCGCCCCCCTGCCGGATGACATTCGCGATCTGGTGAATGCGCATAGTGAATGGCTTTCGAGCGGTGGCCAGCAGGGCAAGCCGCTTAACGCGACGGGGCGTGATCTTTCGGGGATGGATTTTTCGGGGCTGGACCTTTCGGCGGCCTGTTTTGACGATTGCGTCCTGCGCGGGGCCTTGTTTATCGATACCATTCTTGCCATGGCATCTTTGCGCGGGGCGGACCTCAAGCTTGCGAGACTTAACAGTGCGACCCTGAACGGGGCGCGATTGAACGGGGCGAACTGCCAGAAGGCAATTTTCCAGGGGGCACGGTTTGGCGCGGTCGAGCAGCGTGACGGCCATGGCCACAAAACCGGGGTGACGTGGCATGCAGACCTTAGTGGTGCGGATTTTTCCAAGGCCGATATTCGCAATGCGATCTTCACCAATCCGAAAATGGCCGATGTCAAAATGATCCGCACCAATATTTCGGGCGTTGCGTTTGGCGATACGGATCTGAGCGGTGTTGATTTCGAGGGGGCGAATGTCGGCGCGATCTTGAGCGGGCATTTGCCCGATCATTCCTGA